From a region of the Hippopotamus amphibius kiboko isolate mHipAmp2 chromosome 3, mHipAmp2.hap2, whole genome shotgun sequence genome:
- the NPL gene encoding N-acetylneuraminate lyase — MASPKKKLQGLVAATITPMTEHGEINVSVIGRYVDYLVEEQGVKNIFVNGTTGEGLSLSISERCRVAEEWVTKGRNKLDQIVIHVGALSLKESQELAQHAAKIGADGIAVIAPFFLKPWNKDVLINFLKEVAAAAPALPFYYYHIPALTGVKIRAEELLDEIQDKIPTFQGLKFSDTDLLDFGQCVDQNRQRQFAFLFGVDEQLLSALVMGATGAVGSTYNYLGKKTNQMLEAFERKDFSTALNHQFCIQRFINFVVKLGFGVSQTKAIMTLVSGIPMGPPRLPLQKASREFTDNAEAKLKSLDFLSFTDLSDGNLEACS, encoded by the exons AGAAATCAACGTCTCAGTCATTGGTCGGTATGTGGATTACCTTGTAGAAGAACAGGGAGTGAAGAATATCTTTG TGAATGGCACGACGGGAGAAGGCCTGTCCCTGAGCATCTCAGAGCGCTGCCGGGTCGCGGAGGAGTGGGTGACAAAAGGGAGAAACAA GTTGGATCAGATAGTAATACATGTGGGAGCACTGAGCTTGAAGGAGTCACAAGAACTG GCCCAGCATGCAGCAAAAATAGGAGCCGATGGCATCGCTGTCATTGCACCTTTCTTTCTCAAGCCATGGAACAAAG ATGTCCTGATTAATTTCCTAAAGGAGGTGGCTGCTGCTGCCCCTGCATTGCCGTTTTACTACTATCACATTCCTGCCTTGACAGGGGTGAAGA TTCGTGCTGAGGAGTTGTTGGATGAAATTCAGGATAAGATCCCCACCTTCCAAGGGCTGAAGTTCAGTGACACGGATCTCTTAGACTTCGGGCAATGTGTTGATCAGAATCGCCAGCGAcagtttgctttcctttttggGGTGGACGAG CAACTGTTGAGTGCTCTGGTGATGGGAGCAACTGGAGCGGTGGGCAG TACCTATAACTACCTGGGAAAAAAGACCAACCAGATGTTGGAGGCTTTTGAACGAAAGGACTTCTCTACAGCCCTAAACCATCAG TTTTGTATTCAGAGATTTATCAACTTTGTGGTCAAACTAG gtTTTGGAGTGTCGCAGACCAAAGCCATCATGACTCTCGTCTCTGGGATTCCAATGGGCCCACCCCGGCTTCCACTACAGAAAGCCTCCAGGGAGTTTACTGATAATGCAGAAGCTAAACTGAAAAGCCtagatttcctttctttcactgaTTTAAGTGATGGAAACTTGGAAGCTTGTAGCTAG